The Halalkalicoccus tibetensis genome contains the following window.
GGCGTCGACGACCTTCGGACTCGGCAGCAGGTCGAGCGAGAGGTCCTGGCCCGAGCGGATCTTCTGGTCCTCGCGCTCGACGGTGTAGTCGCTGATGGCCGCGACCGAGACGTAGGCGTCCGCGCCCTCGGCGGCCTCGAGGGCGGCCTCCGAGAGCTCCGCGCTGCTCTCGACGCCTACGAGGTCGATGCTTGGGGGGACTTCCTCGCTTCCCGCCCCCAGAGGGTGGGGACCCACGAGCGCGTGGATCAGCGTGACCTCCGCGCCGGCGGCGTAGCAGGCCCGCGCGACCTCCCGGCCGGTCCGTCCAGACGAGCGGTTGGTCAACACGCGAACCGGGTCGATCGACTCGGCGGTCGCCCCGGCGGTGACGACGACCCGATCGCCCGACAGCGGCGAGGGCGTCGCCGCGCGGGCGGTCCCGAGCGCGATGGCGTCCTCGCTCGCGATCTTCGCCTTCCCCTCGTCGATCCGGGGGGAGACGAACGAGACGCCCCAGCCCTCGACTCGATCGATGGCCTCGAGCACCCCGGGATGGTCGTACATCGGCTCGTGCATCGCGGGGGCGATCACCACCGGGAGGTCGGCGCCGAGCGCGGTCGTCGCACAGGTCGTCACGGGCGTGTCGTCGATCGCGCCCGCGATCTTGCCGACGGTGTTCGCCGTCGCGGGCGCGATCAGCAGGACGTCCGCCCAGCCCTCCCGCCCACAGAGCTCGACGTGTTCGACCCGGCCGGTGATCTCGGCCACGACGTCGTTCCCGGTCGCGAACTCCACGCTCCAGGGGTGGACGATCCCCTGCGCACTCGCGCTCATCACGGCCCGTACGTTCGCCCCGCGCCGGCGTAGCTCGTGGGCAAGCTCGACGGTCTTGACCGCGGCGATCGACCCCGTGACCCCAAGCGCGACGTTCACTCCCGAGAGCATTCACCCACAGTTCTCGGCGCGACGGGTTAAACGTAGCCGGTCGGCCGCGGCGTCCGCGCGACGAAATCCCTCGTTCGTTCACTTCGGTTTTCAGCTTCCAACTGACAAATACTTCTAAATCGTAAACAATGTTCAAGTAATACCCCTGCGTGATACGTTTTGATCCCGCAGAACCGGCCGAGATCGGCCGACGGAGCGGGGTTCAGGCTACAATGAGCGACAGCAATCTCAACCGGCGACAGGTACTGAGCGCGACAGGGGCGGCGATCGTGGGCGGGGCTCTCATGACGGGCAGCGCGGCGGCCGACGGGGGCAGCTACACCGCGGAGCTCACGGGCGAGCCGCTCGGGGTCGATACGAACGCGGGCGGGACCGCCACGGTCTCCGTTTCCGACGGCGAGGCCAGCTACGAGCTGTGGGTGAGCTGCCTGCGCGACGGCACCCACGTCTCGCTTTCGGCCGACGGCGAGGTGCTCGCGGAGTACGACCTCGACGTTCACGGGGTCGTCCGCGACACGGTGGTTCTGGAGGGCACGACCGACGACGAGGGACTGCTCGACGCGCTGGAGGGTGAGGTGACGATTACGGCCCACACTGAACAGAACCCCGACGGCGAGATCGAGGGGACGCTCTCGGCGGTCGACGAGGCCGACCCGGCGCCCGAGGAGCCGACGGAGGAGGAACCCGAAGAGGAGCCAGAGGAAGAGGAGGAGGAACCGGAAGAAGAACCTGAAGAGGAAGAAGAAGAGGACGAGGAACCCGAGGAGGATGACGACGTCGCTGTGTCGGATGCACTCGAGATCAGCGATTTCGAAGTGCTCGGGAACGAACCTAACGACGAGTACGTCACGATCACCAACAATAGCGACGAAGACATCGATATGACTGGGTTCCAGCTTCGTGACGCACCCGGCGGGGCCGTCGATGATCGGAATACTCCTGATGGACCGTTTACGTTCCCCTCCTTCACTCTCGATGCCGGAAACAGCGTGACGGTGTTTACAGGTAGTGGGCAAGACGACGATGCGAACCTATACTGGGGCGAAAACCTGCAGGTCTACAACCAAGAGGGCGATACAATCACCTTGCTTGATGCAGGCGGTAATACGGTCGCTGAGGTGACTTACGATTCCCAGACTTCACTGATCGGCCAGCCGCTTCAGTTCGTTCGCTCGTTGTTCGCCTGAGCGAACCCGACCACTCGTATCACCGGAATATTTTATGACGGTACGAGATCGCTGATCGACCCGTTACCTGACCAATTCTGAACAGAACAAATAGAAACCGATCACACAGTGAGAGAAAACGACATCGACCGACGCGAATTTCTCGGCCTGGCGGGCGCAGCCTGTATCGTCGGGTCGGCGGGTTGTACTGACGATCCGGGCGACGACGAAGACGTCGAAGACGATCCCGAACCGGAACCGGACGAAGAACCCGAAGAGGAACCGGACGAAACGACCGAGGAAAGCGAAGGGGATGACGAAGAGCCCGACGAGGGCGAGGCCCAAGAGGATGAGACGGAAGACGACGAGGCAGAGGAAGCCGAGGTAGAAGAGGACGAACCGGACGACGAGGAAGAAGGGCCGGAGGAGGGAGAACAGGAACAGACGGAAGAGGAGGAACCTGGCGAAGAATCAGAAGATGACGATCCGGACGAGGAGCCCGGCGAAGAGGACGACGATGACGATGAGAACGGTGACGACGACGATCCCGAGGGCCGCCCGATACTGATCACGGCGACTGACGCCGAGACGGGCGACCCGATCGAGGGTGCGGACGTCCACATGGCCTCCGCGGACGGCGATCCCGCCGACGCGGTCGAGTTCAGCTTCACGACGGATTCGGACGGGGAAGTCGACGAGGTCGTCGAGATCGGGAACCTCATCCTCACGATCGAGGCCGAGGGCTACGAGACCTACTCGACTGAACTCAGCCTCGACGAGGAACACCATGCCGAGCTCGAACCCGAGGACGGAGGCGACCCGGGGCTCCAGGACGCTCTCGAAGTGGTCGATAGACAGACCGACGTCGGCCACGACACCGACAACGAGTACATCCTCTTCGAGAACACGAGCAGTTCGGAGGTCGATCTCAGTGGGCACGTCGTGACCGACCGGGAGGAAGGCGGAACGGGGATCGAAGCACCCTTCCCCGACGGGTTTACCCTCGGTCCCGGTGATCAGGTTCGAGTGACTAGCGGTTCGGGAAGTCCGACCGACGACGAGATCTTCATGGACAGCGGGCGAGCCGTCTGGCGACAGGACGGCGACGAGGTCCTCATCGTCGGTCCGGGTGGCGATGTCGTCTTCAGCTACTCGTACGGTGACGGTGGAACGTCGTCCATCCAGTTCGTTTTCAACCAGGTCCGCTCGTTGTTCGCCTGAGCGGACCCGACCAC
Protein-coding sequences here:
- the coaBC gene encoding bifunctional phosphopantothenoylcysteine decarboxylase/phosphopantothenate--cysteine ligase CoaBC, which encodes MLSGVNVALGVTGSIAAVKTVELAHELRRRGANVRAVMSASAQGIVHPWSVEFATGNDVVAEITGRVEHVELCGREGWADVLLIAPATANTVGKIAGAIDDTPVTTCATTALGADLPVVIAPAMHEPMYDHPGVLEAIDRVEGWGVSFVSPRIDEGKAKIASEDAIALGTARAATPSPLSGDRVVVTAGATAESIDPVRVLTNRSSGRTGREVARACYAAGAEVTLIHALVGPHPLGAGSEEVPPSIDLVGVESSAELSEAALEAAEGADAYVSVAAISDYTVEREDQKIRSGQDLSLDLLPSPKVVDAVREANPGLPIVGFKTETSGEDDAMVEAARTIRDRIDMAFVVANDASVMGDEGTRVLLVDEGVTERSGTKAEIANEVVGKLATVLVGEGESRDG
- a CDS encoding lamin tail domain-containing protein codes for the protein MSDSNLNRRQVLSATGAAIVGGALMTGSAAADGGSYTAELTGEPLGVDTNAGGTATVSVSDGEASYELWVSCLRDGTHVSLSADGEVLAEYDLDVHGVVRDTVVLEGTTDDEGLLDALEGEVTITAHTEQNPDGEIEGTLSAVDEADPAPEEPTEEEPEEEPEEEEEEPEEEPEEEEEEDEEPEEDDDVAVSDALEISDFEVLGNEPNDEYVTITNNSDEDIDMTGFQLRDAPGGAVDDRNTPDGPFTFPSFTLDAGNSVTVFTGSGQDDDANLYWGENLQVYNQEGDTITLLDAGGNTVAEVTYDSQTSLIGQPLQFVRSLFA
- a CDS encoding lamin tail domain-containing protein; the encoded protein is MRENDIDRREFLGLAGAACIVGSAGCTDDPGDDEDVEDDPEPEPDEEPEEEPDETTEESEGDDEEPDEGEAQEDETEDDEAEEAEVEEDEPDDEEEGPEEGEQEQTEEEEPGEESEDDDPDEEPGEEDDDDDENGDDDDPEGRPILITATDAETGDPIEGADVHMASADGDPADAVEFSFTTDSDGEVDEVVEIGNLILTIEAEGYETYSTELSLDEEHHAELEPEDGGDPGLQDALEVVDRQTDVGHDTDNEYILFENTSSSEVDLSGHVVTDREEGGTGIEAPFPDGFTLGPGDQVRVTSGSGSPTDDEIFMDSGRAVWRQDGDEVLIVGPGGDVVFSYSYGDGGTSSIQFVFNQVRSLFA